Proteins found in one Lycium ferocissimum isolate CSIRO_LF1 unplaced genomic scaffold, AGI_CSIRO_Lferr_CH_V1 ctg4666, whole genome shotgun sequence genomic segment:
- the LOC132044497 gene encoding uncharacterized protein LOC132044497, whose product MEARTENSREEVNRGHAEYISWLNKQDDILKQKFQVRWFKEGDSNTKYFDTIIRDWRRKLKLDRIKNNRGRWVSGDEKMAKVAIKHFDNFFNLHPNSVDTNILNCIPRCISSEDNNNMLSCPQEDEIKDAVFNMSVDSAAGPDGYSGRLITENIQLAQEIVQDIKCTNRGGNMVIKLDMAKAYDRMSWPFLIALLQKFGFSDDDSNMLMKVISNVWYSIIINGTRNGFFSSSQGLKQGDPLSPSLFIIGAEVLARLLNELNSNDHFIPFSMSKIGPLNNHFSYVDGLVIFSKGQHQVFKDGHEANSLELAPLGSTRLENPRNSGHHCSDLKEVVSGMLDP is encoded by the exons ATGGAGGCCAGGACTGAAAATAGTAGAGAAGAGGTAAATAGAGGCCATGCTGAGTATATATCCTGGTTAAACAAACAGGATGATATTCTTAAACAAAAATTCCAGGTCAGATGGTTTAAAGAAGGGGATAGCAataccaaatattttgatactATAATTAGGGACTGGAGAAGGAAACTCAAGCTGGATAGAATCAAGAACAATAGAGGAAGATGGGTATCTGGAGATGAAAAAATGGCAAAAGTGGCCATTAAGCATTTTGACAATTTTTTCAACCTCCATCCTAACAGTGTAGATACTAACATTCTTAATTGCATACCTAGATGTATCAGTTCTGAGGATAACAACAATATGCTGAGCTGTCCTCAAGAAGATGAGATCAAAGATGCTGTGTTCAACATGAGTGTTGATAGTGCCGCAGGGCCAGATGGGTATTCTG GAAGGCTTATTACCGAGAATATTCAGCTAGCACAAGAGATTGTGCAGGATATTAAATGTACTAACAGGGGAGGAAATATGGTGATCAAGCTGGATATGGCTAAAGCTTATGACAGGATGTCATGGCCCTTTTTGATTGCTCTGCTACAAAAGTTTGGTTTTTCTGATGATGATTCCAATATGCTGATGAAAGTAATATCAAATGTATGGTATTCCATTATTATCAATGGCACCAGGAATGGCTTCTTCTCTTCAAGTCAAGGCCTTAAACAGGGAGACCCTCTATCACCTTCTCTTTTCATTATAGGAGCAGAAGTTTTAGCTAGATTGCTCAATGAGTTAAATTCCAATGATCATTTTATTCCTTTCTCTATGTCAAAGATAGGCCCTCTAAATAACCATTTTTCTTATGTAGATGGCTTAGTGATATTTTCCAAAGGGCAACACCAAGTCTTTAAAGATGGTCATGAAGCAAATTCATTG GAACTGGCCCCTCTAGGATCAACAAGATTGGAGAACCCACGAAATTCTGGCCATCATTGCTCTGACCTGAAAGAAGTTGTTTCTGGGATGCTCGATCCTtaa